From the Terriglobales bacterium genome, the window CGCCTTGAACGAGCCGGTGGGATTCAGCCCTTCGTCCTTGATGAAGACATGCTTGTACTTCCGGCTGGGCAGCATGGGGGTGAAGCCTTCGCCCAGGGTGACGGGCGGGGCGTCAGGCAGCACCGCCGCGTAGCGCCACATGCTGCGCGGGCCCTCCGCCAGGCGCGCCCGCGGGAACTTCTTCTGCACCGCCTTCAGGTCGTAGCGCACGTAGAGCGAGCCCGCGCACTGGGGGCAGACGGTCTGCGGCTTCTGCGGGGACACCTTCTCCCCGCACTTGGAGCACTCCAGGAAAGTGATCTTGGCCATAGGCGAACGACCGCGGGCGCGGATCGAACTAGCGATTGTACACGCGGTCCCGGCCGCGCTTCAGCCGGCGTTGGTCAGGTGGGAGATCCCGCGCAGCTTCTGGTTGAGGAAGACGATGTGCCCGGCCTCGAACTGCGCCAGTTCGGCGTACAGGCGCGCCATCGGAGGATCGCTGGCGCCTTCGGCCAGGCGCTGGTAGAAGCGGCGGGCGTGCTCCTCGGCGGCCAGGGCCACGCGCAGCGCGTTGACCCGGCTGATGCTGCCCACCCGCATCCGCCCCACGGAGTAGATGTCGCCGTCCTCCAGCCGCGGGAACTCGATGGTGTCGGCCATCTCGCTCGGGGTCAGCAGGCAGAGCTGCTTCTCGTAGCGCTCCAGGTAGGAGGCGCGCAGTTGGGCGGCGTGCCGGTCCTCCTCCTCCGCCATCTCGCGGAAGGCCTGCGCCACCTGCTGCGAGTCGGGGTCGCTCAGCTCCTCGAACATCTCGGCGTAGTTGCGGTAGAGGCGCCCGTTGCGCTCCTCGATGGTGATGGCGGCGAGCAGGGTCTCCTGGGGCGTGAGTGAGGCGAAGTCGCGGCTCATGGTGTGGGGGGCGGCGTGCCCACCTGGCGTGTGCCCTGGCCCCGCGACAAGGTGGGGTATGGCATCAGGGCTCGGGCACACGCCAGATGCCAGGCCACGGACACGTTGGGCAGAGAAGGCGTGGCCGGCATCCTT encodes:
- a CDS encoding ferritin family protein, with the protein product MSRDFASLTPQETLLAAITIEERNGRLYRNYAEMFEELSDPDSQQVAQAFREMAEEEDRHAAQLRASYLERYEKQLCLLTPSEMADTIEFPRLEDGDIYSVGRMRVGSISRVNALRVALAAEEHARRFYQRLAEGASDPPMARLYAELAQFEAGHIVFLNQKLRGISHLTNAG